The proteins below come from a single Bactrocera dorsalis isolate Fly_Bdor chromosome 5, ASM2337382v1, whole genome shotgun sequence genomic window:
- the LOC105227194 gene encoding serine/threonine-protein kinase PITSLRE isoform X2 gives MSGSEDGQLQSPGNDHFGLSGDEDADSLDIKPPQANVLHSRDSTGSRRKDKSSKEKKHSKEKKHRGERERGSGRERGERERDSRDYDTREPHGRERDMRNDRGGGPRPGDMERGRDHRRGGEDREEMLRYHQRGSSGYERDDVINRDMMSNSERRYAKQYEPHNNEVRRNSGGGGGGAVYHQQYQHSHMQRQRPDYYERGSGGGGYHHGGLDYYNNRHQQQQPYGGGGKHTHVEYNDVNYEVQRERRKYNYEAQNESESIEQDLRSRLLSKRHKYVKGSGGDMIELTESYETTTTVQRQRYSDGERYRQKREKIRESVIEVLDSPEVAEVEGAGVEEGEAHRQRRKHKRRNKEREIVQVETVVSTERVERTEKRKTPDDPEVLSRREKILAVEREKEKRKEKAREELEARRRARNALSPSAVAASVTAGLNVMKRKKQDELAEVVIKVKRSKKTTASKQRSDEEEEGEALDSDDEDDEADEDDSEDMETDSGSGDSESDSESHSEVEAAKERHEKRHRKHSKTEKRKRSKRHHNHRMRNNGVDNDDNTDDDDNDEEDEDDLDLPESPLSIGELSKSPRRQHRTKKHKKKKSKKHIENDDEDGDQRLSRSRSHSAHSISHSRSVSRSRSHSPRRKSTHSRSRSHSGSRDSSRHRTTHSRSRSRTRSRSDSHFDSRSVSSRSRSPSHSSGSRSRSKSRTRSRSRSEERDMKSAHKSEAEATAGNKRRVEGGSRDDSPARDDKGAPLPDYFPGIQGCRSVEEFQCLNRIEEGTYGVVYRAKDKRTNEIVALKRLKMEKEKEGFPITSLREINTLLKGQHPNIVTVREIVVGSNMDKIFIVMDYVEHDLKSLMETMKARKQFFLPGEVKCLVQQLLRAVGHLHDNWILHRDLKTSNLLLSHKGVLKVGDFGLAREYGSPLKHYTSLVVTLWYRAPELLLGTLEYSTPIDVWSVGCIFGEFLQMGPLFPGKTETDELNKIFKELGTPNERIWPGYKDLPIVKNMLSQNSQFADYPVSNLRKRFADKTTDLGIDLLQGLLTYDPKKRLTAEAALKHSYFNELPLPIDPSMFPTWPAKSELGARKALASSPKPPSGGSQFKQLGRDEILVGSSGGSNAAGVANSNSKVISGIITGNKKTAANTGFVLNAGIDQRQLAMGPGFNLKF, from the exons cgGTGACGAAGATGCGGATTCCTTGGACATTAAACCACCACAAGCGAACGTGCTGCACTCGCGCGACTCCACAGGCTCGCGACGCAAGGACAAGTCGTCCAAAGAGAAAAAACATTCCAAAGAGAAGAAACATCGCGGCGAGCGCGAACGAGGAAGTGGCCGCGAACGCGGTGAAAGGGAACGTGATTCACGCGATTACGACACACGGGAACCACATGGCCGAGAGCGTGACATGCGCAACGACCGCGGCGGAGGTCCACGTCCAGGCGATATGGAGCGAGGTCGCGACCACCGACGTGGCGGCGAGGATCGCGAGGAGATGTTGCGTTATCATCAACGCGGTAGCAGCGGTTATGAGCGTGACGATGTTATTAACAGAGATATGATGTCGAACAGCGAGCGCCGTTATGCAAAGCAATATGAACCACACAACAATGAGGTGCGACGAAATAGTGGTGGAGGCGGTGGTGGCGCTGTTTATCATCAACAATATCAGCACTCACATATGCAGCGACAAAGACCGGATTACTATGAACGCGGTTCAGGTGGCGGCGGGTACCATCATGGCGGTCTGGATTATTATAACAATcgccaccaacagcaacaaccataCGGTGGTGGTGGCAAGCATACACATGTTGAGTACAATGATGTCAACTATGAGGTGCAACGTGAGCGACGCAAATATAACTACGAAGCGCAGAACGAGTCGGAAAGCATTGAACAGGATTTGCGTTCACGGTTGCTTAGTAAaaggcataaatatgtaaaaggcAGTGGCGGCGATATGATCGAGCTAACGGAAAGTTATGAGACCACGACAACAGTGCAGCGACAACGGTACAGTGATGGTGAACGTTATCGGCAGAAACGCGAAAAAATTAGAGAATCCGTAATTGAGGTGCTGGACAGTCCGGAGGTGGCTGAAGTGGAGGGTGCAGGTGTAGAAGAAGGTGAAGCGCACCGCCAACGCCGCAAACATAAACGGCGCAACAAAGAGCGTGAAATCGTGCAGGTGGAGACGGTTGTGTCGACGGAACGCGTCGAACGCACAGAAAAGCGCAAAACTCCTGATGATCCGGAGGTATTGTCACGACGGGAAAAAATACTAGCTGTGGAACGTGAGAAGGAAAAACGCAAAGAAAAAGCACGTGAGGAATTGGAAGCACGCCGTCGTGCTAGAAATGCACTTAGTCCAAGCGCTGTGGCAGCGTCCGTTACTGCTGGGCTCAACGTTATGAAACGTAAGAAGCAGGATGAGCTGGCCGAGGTGGTTATAAAAGTTAAACGATCAAAGAAAACTACAGCTTCAAAGCAGCGTAGTGACGAAGAGGAGGAGGGCGAGGCATTGGACAGTGATGACGAAGACGATGAGGCGGACGAGGATGATAGCGAGGATATGGAAACGGACAGTGGCAGTGGTGATAGTGAAAGTGACAGCGAAAGCCATTCTGAGGTAGAAGCTGCTAAAGAGCGACACGAAAAACGACACCGTAAACATAGCAAAACAGAGAAGAGGAAAAGGAGTAAAAGGCATCATAACCATCGGATGCGTAACAATGGTGTTGATAATGACGATAACACTGACGACGATGACAATGATGAGGAAGATGAAGATGACCTAGATCTACCCGAAAGTCCACTTTCTATAGGTGAGCTTTCGAAATCGCCACGTCGTCAACATCGcacaaaaaagcacaaaaagaaaaaatccaaAAAGCACATAGAAAACGATGATGAAGATGGCGATCAACGTTTATCACGTTCGCGTTCTCATTCCGCCCATTCAATCTCCCACTCACGTTCAGTTTCACGCTCTCGTTCACACTCACCTCGCAGAAAGAGCACACATTCACGTTCGCGTTCGCATTCAGGTTCACGTGATTCTTCACGACACCGCACAACACATTCACGATCACGTTCTCGTACTCGTTCTCGTTCAGATTCGCATTTCGATTCACGGTCAGTGTCCTCACGCTCGCGCTCACCTTCCCATTCATCAGGTTCGCGCTCGCGTTCAAAGTCACGAACACGTTCACGCTCACGTTCAGAAGAGCGCGATATGAAGTCGGCGCATAAATCGGAGGCAGAAGCTACTGCTGGTAACAAGCGTCGTGTAGAAGGTGGTAGCCGAGACGACTCGCCAGCACGCGATGACAAAGGTGCACCACTGCCAGACTATTTTCCAGGTATACAGGGTTGTCGCTCTGTCGAAGAATTCCAATGTCTCAACCGCATTGAGGAGGGCACATACGGTGTGGTATACCGCGCCAAGGATAAACGTACCAACGAGATAGTTGCTTTAAAACGATTAAAAATGGAGAAGGAAAAGGAAGGCTTTCCCATAACATCTTTACGCGAAATTAATACTTTACTAAAAGGTCAGCATCCAAACATAGTGACGGTTCGCGAAATAGTTGttggctccaatatggataagATTTTCATTGTTATGGATTATGTGGAACACGACTTGAAATCGTTGATGGAGACGATGAAGGCGCGTAAGCAATTCTTCCTTCCCGGCGAAGTCAAGTGTCTGGTGCAGCAATTATTGCGAGCGGTTGGCCATTTACATGACAACTGGATATTACATCGCGATTTAAAGACCTCTAATTTGTTGCTATCGCACAAGGGTGTGCTAAAAGTAGGCGATTTCGGTTTGGCTCGAGAATATGGTTCACCATTGAAACATTACACCTCACTGGTTGTTACCCTATGGTATAGAGCACCGGAGCTATTGCTCGGCACACTGGAATATTCAACGCCCATCGACGTCTGGTCGGTGGGTTGCATTTTTGGCGAATTTCTACAAATGGGGCCACTATTTCCCGGCAAAACGGAGACAGATGagcttaacaaaattttcaag GAACTCGGCACACCAAACGAACGAATTTGGCCCGGTTATAAGGATTTGCCAATTGTTAAGAATATGTTAAGTCAGAATTCCCAATTCGCCGACTATCCTGTTTCAAATTTACGTAAGCGTTTCGCCGACAAAACCACCGACTTAGGCATTGACTTGCTACAGGGTCTTCTCACCTATGATCCCAAGAAAAGACTGACCGCTGAAGCGGCGCTTAAACACAGCTACTTCAATGAACTGCCTCTGCCCATCGATCCATCTATGTTTCCTACATGGCCGGCGAAAAGTGAACTGGGTGCGCGCAAAGCGCTCGCCTCCTCGCCCAAACCACCCTCTGGCGGTTCACAGTTTAAACAATTGGGTCGAGACGAAATACTTGTGGGCAGTAGTGGTGGAAGCAATGCAGCCGGTGTTGCCAATAGCAATAGTAAGGTAATATCTGGCATTATAACAGGTAATAAGAAAACTGCTGCGAATACTGGTTTTGTGCTAAATGCAGGCATTGATCAGCGTCAACTGGCCATGGGCCCGggattcaatttaaaattttaa
- the LOC105227194 gene encoding serine/threonine-protein kinase PITSLRE isoform X1, which translates to MLRNAVYVYRLYLPMKSNVMGHYLSGDEDADSLDIKPPQANVLHSRDSTGSRRKDKSSKEKKHSKEKKHRGERERGSGRERGERERDSRDYDTREPHGRERDMRNDRGGGPRPGDMERGRDHRRGGEDREEMLRYHQRGSSGYERDDVINRDMMSNSERRYAKQYEPHNNEVRRNSGGGGGGAVYHQQYQHSHMQRQRPDYYERGSGGGGYHHGGLDYYNNRHQQQQPYGGGGKHTHVEYNDVNYEVQRERRKYNYEAQNESESIEQDLRSRLLSKRHKYVKGSGGDMIELTESYETTTTVQRQRYSDGERYRQKREKIRESVIEVLDSPEVAEVEGAGVEEGEAHRQRRKHKRRNKEREIVQVETVVSTERVERTEKRKTPDDPEVLSRREKILAVEREKEKRKEKAREELEARRRARNALSPSAVAASVTAGLNVMKRKKQDELAEVVIKVKRSKKTTASKQRSDEEEEGEALDSDDEDDEADEDDSEDMETDSGSGDSESDSESHSEVEAAKERHEKRHRKHSKTEKRKRSKRHHNHRMRNNGVDNDDNTDDDDNDEEDEDDLDLPESPLSIGELSKSPRRQHRTKKHKKKKSKKHIENDDEDGDQRLSRSRSHSAHSISHSRSVSRSRSHSPRRKSTHSRSRSHSGSRDSSRHRTTHSRSRSRTRSRSDSHFDSRSVSSRSRSPSHSSGSRSRSKSRTRSRSRSEERDMKSAHKSEAEATAGNKRRVEGGSRDDSPARDDKGAPLPDYFPGIQGCRSVEEFQCLNRIEEGTYGVVYRAKDKRTNEIVALKRLKMEKEKEGFPITSLREINTLLKGQHPNIVTVREIVVGSNMDKIFIVMDYVEHDLKSLMETMKARKQFFLPGEVKCLVQQLLRAVGHLHDNWILHRDLKTSNLLLSHKGVLKVGDFGLAREYGSPLKHYTSLVVTLWYRAPELLLGTLEYSTPIDVWSVGCIFGEFLQMGPLFPGKTETDELNKIFKELGTPNERIWPGYKDLPIVKNMLSQNSQFADYPVSNLRKRFADKTTDLGIDLLQGLLTYDPKKRLTAEAALKHSYFNELPLPIDPSMFPTWPAKSELGARKALASSPKPPSGGSQFKQLGRDEILVGSSGGSNAAGVANSNSKVISGIITGNKKTAANTGFVLNAGIDQRQLAMGPGFNLKF; encoded by the exons ATGTTGAGAAATgctgtatatgtatacagacTATACTTGCCTATGAAATCTAACGTGATGGGACACTACTTGAG cgGTGACGAAGATGCGGATTCCTTGGACATTAAACCACCACAAGCGAACGTGCTGCACTCGCGCGACTCCACAGGCTCGCGACGCAAGGACAAGTCGTCCAAAGAGAAAAAACATTCCAAAGAGAAGAAACATCGCGGCGAGCGCGAACGAGGAAGTGGCCGCGAACGCGGTGAAAGGGAACGTGATTCACGCGATTACGACACACGGGAACCACATGGCCGAGAGCGTGACATGCGCAACGACCGCGGCGGAGGTCCACGTCCAGGCGATATGGAGCGAGGTCGCGACCACCGACGTGGCGGCGAGGATCGCGAGGAGATGTTGCGTTATCATCAACGCGGTAGCAGCGGTTATGAGCGTGACGATGTTATTAACAGAGATATGATGTCGAACAGCGAGCGCCGTTATGCAAAGCAATATGAACCACACAACAATGAGGTGCGACGAAATAGTGGTGGAGGCGGTGGTGGCGCTGTTTATCATCAACAATATCAGCACTCACATATGCAGCGACAAAGACCGGATTACTATGAACGCGGTTCAGGTGGCGGCGGGTACCATCATGGCGGTCTGGATTATTATAACAATcgccaccaacagcaacaaccataCGGTGGTGGTGGCAAGCATACACATGTTGAGTACAATGATGTCAACTATGAGGTGCAACGTGAGCGACGCAAATATAACTACGAAGCGCAGAACGAGTCGGAAAGCATTGAACAGGATTTGCGTTCACGGTTGCTTAGTAAaaggcataaatatgtaaaaggcAGTGGCGGCGATATGATCGAGCTAACGGAAAGTTATGAGACCACGACAACAGTGCAGCGACAACGGTACAGTGATGGTGAACGTTATCGGCAGAAACGCGAAAAAATTAGAGAATCCGTAATTGAGGTGCTGGACAGTCCGGAGGTGGCTGAAGTGGAGGGTGCAGGTGTAGAAGAAGGTGAAGCGCACCGCCAACGCCGCAAACATAAACGGCGCAACAAAGAGCGTGAAATCGTGCAGGTGGAGACGGTTGTGTCGACGGAACGCGTCGAACGCACAGAAAAGCGCAAAACTCCTGATGATCCGGAGGTATTGTCACGACGGGAAAAAATACTAGCTGTGGAACGTGAGAAGGAAAAACGCAAAGAAAAAGCACGTGAGGAATTGGAAGCACGCCGTCGTGCTAGAAATGCACTTAGTCCAAGCGCTGTGGCAGCGTCCGTTACTGCTGGGCTCAACGTTATGAAACGTAAGAAGCAGGATGAGCTGGCCGAGGTGGTTATAAAAGTTAAACGATCAAAGAAAACTACAGCTTCAAAGCAGCGTAGTGACGAAGAGGAGGAGGGCGAGGCATTGGACAGTGATGACGAAGACGATGAGGCGGACGAGGATGATAGCGAGGATATGGAAACGGACAGTGGCAGTGGTGATAGTGAAAGTGACAGCGAAAGCCATTCTGAGGTAGAAGCTGCTAAAGAGCGACACGAAAAACGACACCGTAAACATAGCAAAACAGAGAAGAGGAAAAGGAGTAAAAGGCATCATAACCATCGGATGCGTAACAATGGTGTTGATAATGACGATAACACTGACGACGATGACAATGATGAGGAAGATGAAGATGACCTAGATCTACCCGAAAGTCCACTTTCTATAGGTGAGCTTTCGAAATCGCCACGTCGTCAACATCGcacaaaaaagcacaaaaagaaaaaatccaaAAAGCACATAGAAAACGATGATGAAGATGGCGATCAACGTTTATCACGTTCGCGTTCTCATTCCGCCCATTCAATCTCCCACTCACGTTCAGTTTCACGCTCTCGTTCACACTCACCTCGCAGAAAGAGCACACATTCACGTTCGCGTTCGCATTCAGGTTCACGTGATTCTTCACGACACCGCACAACACATTCACGATCACGTTCTCGTACTCGTTCTCGTTCAGATTCGCATTTCGATTCACGGTCAGTGTCCTCACGCTCGCGCTCACCTTCCCATTCATCAGGTTCGCGCTCGCGTTCAAAGTCACGAACACGTTCACGCTCACGTTCAGAAGAGCGCGATATGAAGTCGGCGCATAAATCGGAGGCAGAAGCTACTGCTGGTAACAAGCGTCGTGTAGAAGGTGGTAGCCGAGACGACTCGCCAGCACGCGATGACAAAGGTGCACCACTGCCAGACTATTTTCCAGGTATACAGGGTTGTCGCTCTGTCGAAGAATTCCAATGTCTCAACCGCATTGAGGAGGGCACATACGGTGTGGTATACCGCGCCAAGGATAAACGTACCAACGAGATAGTTGCTTTAAAACGATTAAAAATGGAGAAGGAAAAGGAAGGCTTTCCCATAACATCTTTACGCGAAATTAATACTTTACTAAAAGGTCAGCATCCAAACATAGTGACGGTTCGCGAAATAGTTGttggctccaatatggataagATTTTCATTGTTATGGATTATGTGGAACACGACTTGAAATCGTTGATGGAGACGATGAAGGCGCGTAAGCAATTCTTCCTTCCCGGCGAAGTCAAGTGTCTGGTGCAGCAATTATTGCGAGCGGTTGGCCATTTACATGACAACTGGATATTACATCGCGATTTAAAGACCTCTAATTTGTTGCTATCGCACAAGGGTGTGCTAAAAGTAGGCGATTTCGGTTTGGCTCGAGAATATGGTTCACCATTGAAACATTACACCTCACTGGTTGTTACCCTATGGTATAGAGCACCGGAGCTATTGCTCGGCACACTGGAATATTCAACGCCCATCGACGTCTGGTCGGTGGGTTGCATTTTTGGCGAATTTCTACAAATGGGGCCACTATTTCCCGGCAAAACGGAGACAGATGagcttaacaaaattttcaag GAACTCGGCACACCAAACGAACGAATTTGGCCCGGTTATAAGGATTTGCCAATTGTTAAGAATATGTTAAGTCAGAATTCCCAATTCGCCGACTATCCTGTTTCAAATTTACGTAAGCGTTTCGCCGACAAAACCACCGACTTAGGCATTGACTTGCTACAGGGTCTTCTCACCTATGATCCCAAGAAAAGACTGACCGCTGAAGCGGCGCTTAAACACAGCTACTTCAATGAACTGCCTCTGCCCATCGATCCATCTATGTTTCCTACATGGCCGGCGAAAAGTGAACTGGGTGCGCGCAAAGCGCTCGCCTCCTCGCCCAAACCACCCTCTGGCGGTTCACAGTTTAAACAATTGGGTCGAGACGAAATACTTGTGGGCAGTAGTGGTGGAAGCAATGCAGCCGGTGTTGCCAATAGCAATAGTAAGGTAATATCTGGCATTATAACAGGTAATAAGAAAACTGCTGCGAATACTGGTTTTGTGCTAAATGCAGGCATTGATCAGCGTCAACTGGCCATGGGCCCGggattcaatttaaaattttaa
- the LOC105227194 gene encoding serine/threonine-protein kinase PITSLRE isoform X3, whose protein sequence is MRNDRGGGPRPGDMERGRDHRRGGEDREEMLRYHQRGSSGYERDDVINRDMMSNSERRYAKQYEPHNNEVRRNSGGGGGGAVYHQQYQHSHMQRQRPDYYERGSGGGGYHHGGLDYYNNRHQQQQPYGGGGKHTHVEYNDVNYEVQRERRKYNYEAQNESESIEQDLRSRLLSKRHKYVKGSGGDMIELTESYETTTTVQRQRYSDGERYRQKREKIRESVIEVLDSPEVAEVEGAGVEEGEAHRQRRKHKRRNKEREIVQVETVVSTERVERTEKRKTPDDPEVLSRREKILAVEREKEKRKEKAREELEARRRARNALSPSAVAASVTAGLNVMKRKKQDELAEVVIKVKRSKKTTASKQRSDEEEEGEALDSDDEDDEADEDDSEDMETDSGSGDSESDSESHSEVEAAKERHEKRHRKHSKTEKRKRSKRHHNHRMRNNGVDNDDNTDDDDNDEEDEDDLDLPESPLSIGELSKSPRRQHRTKKHKKKKSKKHIENDDEDGDQRLSRSRSHSAHSISHSRSVSRSRSHSPRRKSTHSRSRSHSGSRDSSRHRTTHSRSRSRTRSRSDSHFDSRSVSSRSRSPSHSSGSRSRSKSRTRSRSRSEERDMKSAHKSEAEATAGNKRRVEGGSRDDSPARDDKGAPLPDYFPGIQGCRSVEEFQCLNRIEEGTYGVVYRAKDKRTNEIVALKRLKMEKEKEGFPITSLREINTLLKGQHPNIVTVREIVVGSNMDKIFIVMDYVEHDLKSLMETMKARKQFFLPGEVKCLVQQLLRAVGHLHDNWILHRDLKTSNLLLSHKGVLKVGDFGLAREYGSPLKHYTSLVVTLWYRAPELLLGTLEYSTPIDVWSVGCIFGEFLQMGPLFPGKTETDELNKIFKELGTPNERIWPGYKDLPIVKNMLSQNSQFADYPVSNLRKRFADKTTDLGIDLLQGLLTYDPKKRLTAEAALKHSYFNELPLPIDPSMFPTWPAKSELGARKALASSPKPPSGGSQFKQLGRDEILVGSSGGSNAAGVANSNSKVISGIITGNKKTAANTGFVLNAGIDQRQLAMGPGFNLKF, encoded by the exons ATGCGCAACGACCGCGGCGGAGGTCCACGTCCAGGCGATATGGAGCGAGGTCGCGACCACCGACGTGGCGGCGAGGATCGCGAGGAGATGTTGCGTTATCATCAACGCGGTAGCAGCGGTTATGAGCGTGACGATGTTATTAACAGAGATATGATGTCGAACAGCGAGCGCCGTTATGCAAAGCAATATGAACCACACAACAATGAGGTGCGACGAAATAGTGGTGGAGGCGGTGGTGGCGCTGTTTATCATCAACAATATCAGCACTCACATATGCAGCGACAAAGACCGGATTACTATGAACGCGGTTCAGGTGGCGGCGGGTACCATCATGGCGGTCTGGATTATTATAACAATcgccaccaacagcaacaaccataCGGTGGTGGTGGCAAGCATACACATGTTGAGTACAATGATGTCAACTATGAGGTGCAACGTGAGCGACGCAAATATAACTACGAAGCGCAGAACGAGTCGGAAAGCATTGAACAGGATTTGCGTTCACGGTTGCTTAGTAAaaggcataaatatgtaaaaggcAGTGGCGGCGATATGATCGAGCTAACGGAAAGTTATGAGACCACGACAACAGTGCAGCGACAACGGTACAGTGATGGTGAACGTTATCGGCAGAAACGCGAAAAAATTAGAGAATCCGTAATTGAGGTGCTGGACAGTCCGGAGGTGGCTGAAGTGGAGGGTGCAGGTGTAGAAGAAGGTGAAGCGCACCGCCAACGCCGCAAACATAAACGGCGCAACAAAGAGCGTGAAATCGTGCAGGTGGAGACGGTTGTGTCGACGGAACGCGTCGAACGCACAGAAAAGCGCAAAACTCCTGATGATCCGGAGGTATTGTCACGACGGGAAAAAATACTAGCTGTGGAACGTGAGAAGGAAAAACGCAAAGAAAAAGCACGTGAGGAATTGGAAGCACGCCGTCGTGCTAGAAATGCACTTAGTCCAAGCGCTGTGGCAGCGTCCGTTACTGCTGGGCTCAACGTTATGAAACGTAAGAAGCAGGATGAGCTGGCCGAGGTGGTTATAAAAGTTAAACGATCAAAGAAAACTACAGCTTCAAAGCAGCGTAGTGACGAAGAGGAGGAGGGCGAGGCATTGGACAGTGATGACGAAGACGATGAGGCGGACGAGGATGATAGCGAGGATATGGAAACGGACAGTGGCAGTGGTGATAGTGAAAGTGACAGCGAAAGCCATTCTGAGGTAGAAGCTGCTAAAGAGCGACACGAAAAACGACACCGTAAACATAGCAAAACAGAGAAGAGGAAAAGGAGTAAAAGGCATCATAACCATCGGATGCGTAACAATGGTGTTGATAATGACGATAACACTGACGACGATGACAATGATGAGGAAGATGAAGATGACCTAGATCTACCCGAAAGTCCACTTTCTATAGGTGAGCTTTCGAAATCGCCACGTCGTCAACATCGcacaaaaaagcacaaaaagaaaaaatccaaAAAGCACATAGAAAACGATGATGAAGATGGCGATCAACGTTTATCACGTTCGCGTTCTCATTCCGCCCATTCAATCTCCCACTCACGTTCAGTTTCACGCTCTCGTTCACACTCACCTCGCAGAAAGAGCACACATTCACGTTCGCGTTCGCATTCAGGTTCACGTGATTCTTCACGACACCGCACAACACATTCACGATCACGTTCTCGTACTCGTTCTCGTTCAGATTCGCATTTCGATTCACGGTCAGTGTCCTCACGCTCGCGCTCACCTTCCCATTCATCAGGTTCGCGCTCGCGTTCAAAGTCACGAACACGTTCACGCTCACGTTCAGAAGAGCGCGATATGAAGTCGGCGCATAAATCGGAGGCAGAAGCTACTGCTGGTAACAAGCGTCGTGTAGAAGGTGGTAGCCGAGACGACTCGCCAGCACGCGATGACAAAGGTGCACCACTGCCAGACTATTTTCCAGGTATACAGGGTTGTCGCTCTGTCGAAGAATTCCAATGTCTCAACCGCATTGAGGAGGGCACATACGGTGTGGTATACCGCGCCAAGGATAAACGTACCAACGAGATAGTTGCTTTAAAACGATTAAAAATGGAGAAGGAAAAGGAAGGCTTTCCCATAACATCTTTACGCGAAATTAATACTTTACTAAAAGGTCAGCATCCAAACATAGTGACGGTTCGCGAAATAGTTGttggctccaatatggataagATTTTCATTGTTATGGATTATGTGGAACACGACTTGAAATCGTTGATGGAGACGATGAAGGCGCGTAAGCAATTCTTCCTTCCCGGCGAAGTCAAGTGTCTGGTGCAGCAATTATTGCGAGCGGTTGGCCATTTACATGACAACTGGATATTACATCGCGATTTAAAGACCTCTAATTTGTTGCTATCGCACAAGGGTGTGCTAAAAGTAGGCGATTTCGGTTTGGCTCGAGAATATGGTTCACCATTGAAACATTACACCTCACTGGTTGTTACCCTATGGTATAGAGCACCGGAGCTATTGCTCGGCACACTGGAATATTCAACGCCCATCGACGTCTGGTCGGTGGGTTGCATTTTTGGCGAATTTCTACAAATGGGGCCACTATTTCCCGGCAAAACGGAGACAGATGagcttaacaaaattttcaag GAACTCGGCACACCAAACGAACGAATTTGGCCCGGTTATAAGGATTTGCCAATTGTTAAGAATATGTTAAGTCAGAATTCCCAATTCGCCGACTATCCTGTTTCAAATTTACGTAAGCGTTTCGCCGACAAAACCACCGACTTAGGCATTGACTTGCTACAGGGTCTTCTCACCTATGATCCCAAGAAAAGACTGACCGCTGAAGCGGCGCTTAAACACAGCTACTTCAATGAACTGCCTCTGCCCATCGATCCATCTATGTTTCCTACATGGCCGGCGAAAAGTGAACTGGGTGCGCGCAAAGCGCTCGCCTCCTCGCCCAAACCACCCTCTGGCGGTTCACAGTTTAAACAATTGGGTCGAGACGAAATACTTGTGGGCAGTAGTGGTGGAAGCAATGCAGCCGGTGTTGCCAATAGCAATAGTAAGGTAATATCTGGCATTATAACAGGTAATAAGAAAACTGCTGCGAATACTGGTTTTGTGCTAAATGCAGGCATTGATCAGCGTCAACTGGCCATGGGCCCGggattcaatttaaaattttaa